A stretch of DNA from Cryptococcus neoformans var. neoformans JEC21 chromosome 13 sequence:
ATTGAGAATCCTCCTGTATCACTCTTACCACACCTTGTCACCACAACTACAACTTCACATACACCGTACGACGACTTGCCTCCGTCTACCACATTTCTTCCACCCCCGTCACTCAACCCAGTTTCTATCTATTCAAACAACATGCCGATCCGCAAGACCCCATCTCTATCCAAActcatcatccaattcaaactccccttcccttccttctcctacCCACAGTGCACATCCCCCGGAGAAGAAACCCCTGCCCAAACACCCGACTCGCCAACGAGCCAAACCTCTTCACGGAGGGCTTCTACAATCTCATTCATGATCATTACCCCGCTCGCCGAATACTCCGCCCAATTTCCCCCCCTATATCCTGCCGAGTATCCCACAGAAACTGTCGTCAACGAGTCCAGCGAAAGCGATGACGAAATTGTGGAGGACCTGACGAGCTTGGTAAGccagaaggaagacggacaaggaaagaggtgggATGAGAAGGGGCGAGAGCCTTTGGGGAGAAATGCTGTATGTCCTGGGGCACCCAAGCCGTCTCCTATAGACTTGCCAAATGAGTGTACATGGTCGAAATGATAGAGAATTATGCTGTAACGAAGTAagttccatcttcctcatcagtCTTTGAGATAAGCGCTGACGGGCGACGTAGAGTTGAAACGTGTAATCGATAGAGAGTCCAATAGTGAAAATAAAGAATGTTGAAGGATTGTATAATTAGCATGTTGTTGAAGTAATTAGTTTGTAGTTTTTGTTGAAGCACAAAGCTGGAAGCGGCTGGGAAAGCCTTATGTGTATGTATCAGACCCTAGCTGCATATGAGATGGTGCATAGCACAGTGTGAGAGAGACGATAAGTTGTTGGGCAAGGGGTGGAGACGTACTGACAGTTGGCTAAAGAATGGTGGGCTGCGCACGGACCTCCTGGACGGAGCTAGTCTAGTCAAGCTGGCTGGTTCCTCAACGTTGTTGTACGAAAAAACCACAGCCATTTCTGCCTGGGCTGCTCTGTTTGCTTTGTTAGGACCAAGTTTTGTCCGATAACCCATGTCTTGTTCATACCCACTGGCTGGCGCAACTCTGCTTACCCACTGTCAAAGGCCATACAAATAGTTAAACCATCTATTGCTCGGCCTTGGCCCCCCGCTGTTCGACCTCAGTCTTCCACTAGTTATTCAACTTATCTTGATCAACTTCCACTCCAAAGCTCAACGTCATCCCCATGCCTAACTCTCGACGCCATCGCCGCAACAAGTCATCAATGCCCAAACCCAACAAGGTTAATCCAGGCCCTTACCCTCACGCACCAGCTCCAGCTCTGGctgtttcttctcccaaggTAGCCAGTACCCCACAAGGCTGTTGTCGAAATCAAACTCAAACTCAGACTCAAACCCAGACCCAAAGACATGATCAAACTCCAGCCGATCTAGTCGCCCAAGCATCCTTTCCAACTCATGACCTCGATATTCCAGAGATTCGTGGCAATACTTATCGTCGGCCGCATGCACCAAGTCCGTTGAAGAGGATTCAGACAGTACCCATGAAGGGAACTGAGCAATGGCTGAGTAGGTATCAGTTCCAGATGTTTTCGTGGGACGAGGGGCAGGAGTTTGAcggtgatgaagacgaagagtGCGGGGTTAGAGGTTGGAATTGGAATAGATatgtggagatggataatGGAGAACCTAAGGAATGGATTGATAGTTTCAGTTGGGGTGGCGCAGTAGGTGATCTCTGGATTGTCGATTACGAAACAGGCTAAAGAGCACCGCAGTCCATGTCTTGCGAATACGGGTCAAGCGTTCCCTCTGCCCATATGAGCATTCCTCCGGGAATTCGCCCGAATGGAGAGAATAGCATCCCAGGCATGAGCGTGAGTTTTTAAAAGGGCAAATTACCAGGCTGACGTTTGGCCTTGGTTTGTAGCTTGACGCACTTACGCAACTAGCAGCCGAGGTTGCTACCGAACTATCCAGGAAACGACTAGAGGAGTCGCCAAGGCCAGACGTTtcaaagaggaaaagggccGAGGGGAACGTTTCCAGGGAGTTATAATGATGCCGAAGATCCTTGTCGTTTGTTCAGTTGTCGGTAATGTTCGTTGTCTTGTGTATATAGTAGCCGTCGCGTGTACTCGCATTTCGTCCCATGTTTGTCCTGTGTTTTCGATGTATCTTTGCACTTGCAGGGCAAGGGGTTAAAATTCGCATTATCCATACAAAGGGTATGCTTTCGCGTATTATCATATCACATCTACGTGCTTCATTAATAGCCAGTCTTTATTTTTATTGTTGTTGtaaaggaaatggagaataCGAGTGCCACTTCTGTAACCCCGTAACTTGATCCCGTTGTTATGTGTGACGCCTAGATGTCGTTACGCGGTGACGAGCCGAGTGGTGGTTGTGCTTTGGGTGTATTTGGTCTACTAGCAGTATCTTCCTTTCATCGTTTCTCCAGCCGGATCTGCACACATTACTCAGTCCGGATCGCATTTTCAGAATTCACTCGCTCTCGCGCTCCCAACGACACCTATACCGCCATGTCAGACCCGAACTCGGACCTTTACCCTATCCACCTCCTTATGGATGAGCTCAAGTCTGAGGATGTCGTCCTTCGTCTTTCATCTATCAGACGCCTCTCTACAATCGCCCTCGCTCTTGGCCCTTCCCGTACGCGAGAAGAACTCATCCCTTTTATCCAGTACCAGCtcgatgacgaggacgaagTGTTGTTAGTGCTTGCGGAGGAACTAGGCAACTTTGTAGAGTATGTCGGCGGGAAGGAATATGCCCATGTCATATTGGGACCTTTGGAAAACTTGACTGCTGTGGAGGAGACTTTGGTTAGGGAGAAGGTGTGTTTAGGAGTGGTTGAATGTTGGTTTTCTGAGCTAACATCCCGCTAAGGCCGCGGAGAGCATTTCCAAGATTTCAGTGTTGCTTTCTGCTCAAGATCTCGAACAATATTTCCTTCCTATCGTCAAGCGACTTTCTACAGGAGAGTGGTTTACCAGTCGAACCTCTGCTTGCGCTCTGTTCGCCGCACCTTATCCCAATGCCAGCTCGTCTTCTCaagaggaaatgaggaagcTCTTTGGCGCGCTTTGCCACGACGACACTCCTATGGTTCGGAGAGCTGCTGCGAAAGCTCTTGGCGTGAGATTTTCCCCCCTCTTCAACAATGGACTCGACTAACTGTGTATAGCCCCTAGCCAAGGTTGTCTCTGAGACTTCTGGCCAACACGATACCATCGTATCCGAACTCATCCCGATGTACCGTAAACTCGCCGGCGACGACCAAGATTCCGTTCGTCTCCTCACCATTCCCGACCTCATTgcccttgctgctgctctttCCGACGAAGAGACCAAGACCAACTTGCTCGAACCGATGCGTGCCAGCATCACTGACAAGTCATGGAGGGTGAGATACATGGTTGCCAACGAGTTCGTTGGGCTTGCGGAGAGCGCGGGGGAAAGTATCATCAGGGAGGAGCTTGTTGGTGCGTTTGTTGGTCTGCTGAAGGATAACGAGGCAGAAGTCAGGACCGCGGCGTCAGGTCAGGTGCCTGGTAAGTTATACATTCATTAGAAACTATGGAATATTCAGGCTGAGTTTGAATAGGCTTTGCCAAGCTCGTTGACAAGGAAGTCATCCTCGCCCGACTCTTGCCTTGCGTCCGAGACCTATCCACTGACTCATCTCAACACGTTCGTGCTGCCCTCGCCATGGAGATTTCTGGCCTTGCTCCTTTGCTCGGCAAGGACGCTACCATCGAGCATTTACTCCCATTGTTCTTGCAACTCCTCAAGGATGAATTCAGCGATGTCCGATTGAATTTGATCGGCAAGCTTGACATGGTTAATGAAGTTATTGGTATCGATCGTCTCTCTCAAGCGCTCCTCCCCGCCATCATGACTCTTGCCGAGGACAAGCAATGGCGGGTCCGTCAAGCTATCATCGAGTAcatccctcttctcgctcaACAGCTCGGTGTCGAATTCTTTGACGACAAGCTCGGGTCTCTCTGCATGTCTTGGTTGGGCGATACCGTGTTTTCTATCCGAGAAGCGGCTACGATTAATCTGAAAAAGTTGACGGATGTCTTCGGCGTCGAGTGGGCAAAGACTACCATTATACCAAAggttttggagatgggCAACCATCAAAACTACTTGTACAGGATGACCACTATCTTTGCCATCACCGTGAGTCTCCTTGAAAAATAACCTTGACAAAATATTAACAAGAAACAGACGATGGCACCCTCGCTCAACACCGCCATCATTCGAGACACCGTTCTCGACGCTGCGCTCAACCTCGCCAACGATGCCATTCCCAACATCCGTTTTAACGTCGCAAAGTGCCTCGAGACCCTCGCCTCTGTACTCGCTCAGACACCGGAAGGACAGGAGTTGGTCCACAGGCGGGTTGTAACTGCATTGAGAAAATTGCAAGAGGATCAAGATGCGGATGTACGGTTTTTCGCTACAAAAGCGTATGAAAGGACGACTGGGGATGATGTCAGAGGGGCTGAGCCTATGAGTGAGTTTTATtttgttgagcttgataaaGCCACGGTTTGCTGATGGTGTCTGTTAGTCCTGTCATAAGCCAAGCGGCAGCATATGCATAAGAAACGACAGACACAAGAAACTTAGATACGACGaccccttttttttttcctttttcgtTCCATTGTTTTCTCTCTTATTATAAACACCAGTAACAATGTATAAAAGGTTCTTCATTCTATACCCCCACACACCAAAGTGGCAGTTGATTTGAACAGAAAGGTACTACGAGTAAGGAAAAGCTGAAGTGTAgaatttcttttttccgCCGAAGACGTTTGCAGAATTGATATGAATGTTTGGCTCTTATACCGAAGGATGGTGGTTCGCGGACACCTCATTCTTTACCTCGAGTGATATTTGCATGCTTAGATTGGAATGGTATAACCCAAAAGTCTGTTAAAGATACACGTCccattttcctttcttcaaTTTACGcactctcttcccccttGCGCCAGCCTCTCTCGAtcccttgccctttccgCCTCTTTCCAACCCCCACTTCTCGCTCCGAACCAACTTTTTCTCGCTGTTTGCTCTTCACTGGCCTCACTCATCCCACCGAGTACCGGCTTGTATAATCCCTTGCCCGCATCACCTCCCGGTTTCCATGAGAAATaccgctttttctctgaGGTTTGTGAATGCGCATAATCACCGTTTGCTTGGAGTGCTACGGTAGGATACATCTGTACATGCGTTTGTGAGGGACTGTAGTATCGCGATGGTGGGTTTGATACGTTACTAGCTCCTGGGAACGGCGTGTAATGAGAAGTTTGTTGGACACCTAAATTACCTGCAGAGGCGTAATCCTGCATAaacttctccctcctcgcttctcttcccttaaCTCCCGACTGTAGGTCCCGACCGCTGCCGTCCAGAATACCAAATTCATTGACAGACTTGCCGGCAGACATCGACGACGCCGATCTTGCTATTCGAACGCCTGTCGAACCGAAACGGACTTTGGGTTCGCCTGATTGGGAGGGTCGGGCGTACCCTGCGGAAGAGCTTTGAGGTCTAAGACCCTGATGTGAGATGGCGGACAAGCGGGGGATGAAAGGTAAGAAAGATGATCTAGGAGGGGAGGTCTCCTGTAAGCGAGGGGAGTAGAAACCTTGGGGCTTTTGTTCGACGACGACAGGCATCTTCTCGAATTGGTGCTGAtcattgttgttgtggTCATGGTTCGCGAGAAGCAATTGTGTCTGGTCATAACTAGCAGCAGGTTGCCCGGCGTTGATAGGGTGTTGATATGCTGGTGGGGCAACAGGTTGATAACCCCCACCAGCGAAAGTCAATCCGGTCATACCACTCGTCATCGGATTTCCAGGTCCGCCCATTGGCATAGGTCTCATCGGGCCCATTATAGCAGGGTTTGCTATGGGCATGGCCATCATTTGATGAGGTGGCAGAATGGCGCTGCGAACCATCACATTCATTTGAGCTCTGTGTTGTCGACGAACAGCTCGATAGTAGATGGATTGGAATGAACTCCGGTTCCGAGAGTAGCAGATAGCAAatagaagaaggacaaCACCCAGAAGTGTTCCAATGACTACGAAGCAGTCGTCAGGATGCGCGGAGGGGAGGGGTTTTGACAAGTGAGCTTACGGATTCCAGCAAGCTTGGTGTTCGTATGACCCTCAGAGCGGGCGGCGAGGTTGTGGGCGTTGACGCTGTTTGGCTTACCCGCCAGACCAACATATTGGGCGCTGTCACTATAATATAAAACACTAAAATCTTTAATTAGCTTTGCGTTCACATATCTAAACACCACGCACGAGTAAATATTTGACATGAAAGGCGTGCCCAGACGAATTTCGCCTTTCTGTTCGGCCAAGCTATTATTCTGCCACGCTACCACTGAACCCCAACACGTCCGCCCTGCGACGTCTCGAGCCTGTACAAGCTGAGACGAAGCAACAGCGTACGCGGCGCCAGAGATTATGAGAGTCATGGAGATATTGGTGCCGCATGGAAGATTCTGTCAGAGGGTCGATAAGGTATCGTTAAAATGTCTCTTGTGAAAGACGCTTACCCGACGAGTAGTGTCTATTGTGTCGCGCTGTGCCCCAGAGATCTTGGCAAAGAATTTTTCGGCCACGGAAGTGGGTACGTAAATTTCGTCAAATCCCGGATCAATGGAGCCCTAATAGATACTTAGCAACAGTCTGGCTAGGAATAATGCTGACTTACATAGTAACTATCGAGGTTAATAACTTCATCGGATACCCTCATGGAATCGAGGCCAAAACCCCAGCTCCCTGCCACTGACGTGTTGGCGTCCAACCAGTTGCTGTAATAATCATAATCAGTCTCCAAGAAGGTTGACAAACACCATAGCCAACCCACAAGTTTCCAGTCCAGCTTCCGTTAGGTACACCGCCCCAGTGAATAATACCAGCCTGCTCAGCAGTAGAAGTAGAATAGTTATTGATGTCGAAACCGACAGCGAACGAGGTTTCTTGAGAAGACGATCCGCTCCCGTTGACAGTGATCATGTCGCCGAACATGGATCGGGATTTATCCGCCTACCATGTCAAAATGAGCTTTGGACAATTAtgcaaaaaaaagaaattgTTGTATCCACTTGATAAACCCCCATTCCCCAGAATCCACTTGTTCCGTCACTAAGCTCCACATTTGCTCCGTCGAAGTCCCCATCCGGATCATTTGTTTGTACTTCAGTGATGAGTCCAATGGGTCGGTTGGCATCAGAATCATCCCTTTCATCTGTGAGGCTCTCCGTTGCAAATTGTCCGCGGAGGGAGAGAGTTGAAGAAATACCGGCTGGGTAGATGAAGGTGTGTATAAAGGCATCTTGAGATGTCTGATTATGTATCAATGACTGCATAGCTTCCCAAATGTTGCCCGCATCTTGCACTTACAacgatggaagatgagtcaGTGACTGTGTAGCTATCATTGACATCAGTAACCGCTAAAAGTTTCGAGCAGATTACCCCTACACAttgtcatcttcaacacAGTCATCGCAATCATTGGTAGCGACTAACAGAAACTCAACATTTGTGGCTATCTCAAAGTTAGCTGTGGCTTTCTTGAGGGACTACCAGTTGTACGTACAGCACGTCAAATTCATGACCACCCCTGGCGTACCAACTCCCACTGTCAAAATGTTCGTCCCGGCACCATTTCTATACAGAGGCATAGGTGTATACGACGACCTGATACGACTGAGATCTAGATTGCTGTCTGACCGAGCATTTTGTGCCAGTATTGCTATCAGTAAAGGGGCGAGGGAAAGGCGTACCATAGTGAACTGGGTtttgagggagaaggaaagatgaagatggggCTACTGCGAGTAGTATATTAAGAGGGAGCTCAGGGGACTCGGCGTGGCAACTCATGCGGGAGACTACTACGTCCTTCTGTCacctcatcaccaccaaacTCCTTCACCAAAGCTGATCCTTCGTAACCCAGATGCGTTCCAATCCAAAAGCAGCTGTCTACCGTGTAGGTTACCAGCATAGAGAGTATCTCAAAGGCACCTTTATTAAAAGGCTTGAATGCCGAGATGAATTGAGGCAAAGGAACATGCCTAATGAATTGAGACAAAGGAACATACCTTTGAAGCTTGAAGGCTCGCCTGTTTGTGCTACGGCCTTTTTTGGGAAGTCGAGGGTTTGCAACAGCAAAGTCGGGTGGGAACCCTATACTCAGTTTACAGCCCAGAAGACTGACTTGGGTAATGATAGACGACAGTCGTCGATTTTATGGAGACAGAGAGTGACCCGTTTTCCCCCCAAAGGGGATTGTGTTTGCTTCCTTGCGTGATTGGATGTCACCTCACCTGGCCCTACAATTACAACTTACAACTCTAACTTGCTGTGAGTACCTTACAATAAATCAGTCTTACAGAGCAATAAGCGGAATTTGAATATAGACGGAAATTGGAGTGCTTCATTGACGCAACTGAGACGTTTCAAAATGTGGTTATGTTCAATGACAATCAACGTTGAAAACGCTTTGACACCTTTGATGGACCTGACAAACCAAACAATCGAAGGACCCTTGAAATCAGCTTCTGCACATAGCCACCATTTTTATAGCCTATATGGTACTCACAAGCAATTCATGGGGATACCGTTTTATTTGTCTCTACTACTATACACCCCCATACAGCCTATAACGCGAACTCCGTGTATAACCGCTACTCCCTATCAAAACTGAGAAATACACTTATCCCCAAAATCAGTCGATGCTCATCCCTTAACGTCCAGGCTGCGGGTATGAGTTTGGTGGCGGCGGTCTCTGGGCATAGGCATTTGGAGGTTGAGGCTCAGGTCCATCACCTTGGCGCATTTCCCATCCTATCAAGCAAAATATATGTATCAGGAAGCAGAGGCTGACTTTAAAAGAGAGAACATACTGCAGATGGTACATAGCCAGATATGATGCTTGACGAAAGGAATTAGAGGAATCCAGAAGAATTCAAACCAAGTTCGAGTTGAACCACCAACTGCGCACTCAGTTCAGTTCAGGTGGCCTTGTGCCAACAAAATTCCGAACATACCGACGGCAGCTTTTCTAGCGTCAGTACGCGATAGGGAACCGGTCATACTGATATAGATATTCGCTTACGATTATGACATCTTGGACACATGCGGCCTCCTTGTGATGGAGTATTATCTTGCTTGAACTGAATAAAGAATTAGCGCTAGGATGAGACGACAGTGTCAAAGAACTGACCTTTTCTGGGAACCCACCTTTCAAGAGAATTAATTGGCATTCGCCCTATACCTCTCTTCTGACAAGTACTTACAAACTAGGGGGATACAGACTGTAGAAAAAATATCAGTTGCGGTTCTCCAGTGATAACTTTCTCAACTTACGTGCCATGTTGAAGCCGTGTGCTTGTGATTACTCGCAGTGTACAGTCGTAGAGAGCGAACTCAAGAGCGAGATTTCAGGTACGTAATTACTTCAAACAAAAGCTGACCTTACGGAGGTTCAAATGTTCGCGAAATAAAAggcagcaacaacaacaaagacAACCGACCACGAACGAAAGCGAACCGGCCGACAAGAAGCGGAGCCAAGACTATCTTAAGAATGTAGTAAAGTGGAGGTCGTCAGTGACGTAATCAACGGCGGACGCAAATTTCCCCTCCAACAGAAGCAAGATCTccttttattattattacaGAGGGTATACAATCGGCAGCCATTTTAGTAGAATTAAATCTGGGATTCAAAAAAGTGTCCGCCTGGCAATGGAAGCAACATTAGTGTTGTTTCTCGAGCATGAACGAATAATTTATAAGCTCCGATCTCTCCAACGGCGGCCGAACGCGCAAGACGGACGGAAGGTGCATGACGCATGACAGCATAAGGTTGGAGTGACCTACCGGAAAAGGAAGTTTTGGGGGGTCAAAATGAGCGCTGATATGATGAAAGATCAATCAAATTGTCGAGAGCTTCACTAAGGCATCCCAGATAGGGACCGGGAGTGGTGCTGGGGCGATGGAGATCGACGACGAGAGTCTCCTTGGTGTGTAAAAGTACTTTGGCAGGCAGCATGGGCACGTCGTGGCTAACTGAACATTAATAGCTCAACGAAAGAAGGTTTGCCCCTTCTACGAGATCCTTTTACCTGTCCTTGGCGACAGGGCCTCCGTCACTGCCCACCACGCCTCTTCGACCCTCCACGCCTCTCTCAATCGTCCCGACAGAGATCTCGCTGCTCTCGATGGTTTGATAGAGCGCCAAAGGGGCGAAATGGCTGCTGATGACTCGGAAGATGAGTTGTcaggagaggatggtggtCTCTTTGGGGACGGTGCAGGTGAGGCTAGCGAGACCGAGTCAGAGGCAGATGCTCCAATCATTGCAGCTATCCGCAGGGAGAGCCGCTCTTCGTCTCAACCTGCACGGTCCTCATCTGTGCTGGGCTCAGTGTCTACACCAATCCGAGCCCAAACCCAGAGCCAGACAGCATCCATAAGGTCTTCCAGGGCAAAGGCTGTCTCGGCAGATGACAAGATGGATGAGCTGGTCATGAGGCAGGAGGGCAACGACGATCGGCGGCATCAGGAGCTATTGGCCATTCAAGAACGGAAAATCTCCGTGCAGGAGAAACATCATGCAGACATGGTGAATATCGCGCAGGAGAATATGACGATAGCACGGGAGAATGCGGCGAcagaaaagatgaagatgttggcGGAGAGCTGGAacaggaagatggagatgctgATGAGGTCTGGGAAAAGTTGGGAGGAGGCGAAAGTTATGGTGGGGCCTGAGCCTGGAGCTCCCTCTCTATAATTATGATATGCATTCTCAgtcgtctcttcctctcccctgCAGATATGATCATAGAAGATCCCTGCGCTCTATTTCCTGCATTCGCTCCATCACCCTCTTTCGCGTGAGATTCGAAGCATCTCTTGCATCACgtgcctcatcctcctcttcttccctgtGCCGCTCTAacaccctctccatcctttcttGCATCCTTTCGATGTCGATGTAATCATCAGGTTCATCAGCGTCACCATCCAGCTGATTGTACCAATCACCTGTGTCAATGAGCAGATTGTGCAATACCACACAGGCCCGGATCCAGCATGTCGCAACGCTTTCATCTCTGACATTGCGAATCTTCACGCGAAGGCTCCTAAGACTCTGCCAGCGGTTTTTGAGGATTCCGTAGGCATGCTCAATCTTGACTCGTGCACTCGAACACTTCTTATTGAACTTGGCCTGTTGTATATATGAGCATGTAGGTCTATACATGAGATATGCGGACAAATAAACTTACTTCTGGCCGATCAAGGTCGTTCTGACCTCTCCGACGCTTGAAAAGCGGTACACACCAATCCCCAGCAGGAAATGCCGAATCTGCCAAAAGATATTCACCTTGACTGATCATTTCTGAATGAACAGCTCGGCCTTGCAACATGGCTTCTCTGTTACTCTGAGCGTCGGCATTAGCCTCTTCAAAGAGAGAACAGTTCTTGAAGATACGAGCATCGtgagcagaagcaggatAACCGTACTGGAAGTACCgaatcctcttcaaatggTCGCAAATTCCTAGGATATTGAAGCCGTAGCGCCCTTTGTGTGAAAAGAAATTGACAGCATCATGGCGAGCAGGCTTGTAAGCGAAGGGAACATGGAAGCCGTCGATAATCCCCACACATCCATCAGGaatgtcctcctcctcttcaaagtgCCTGTCTATAGCCTTCCTCTCATTTTCATCTGGCCAGTATACGTTGTTTCGCTCCAATGACAGGATGGCCTTGATTACCCGAGTCGTCCATATGGCCGACGTGCCCTCTGATGGATAACAATCAATCTCGAAGAAACGGTTTAATGTTTCTGGATGCAGTGTGGCGTGGGCACTCACCTGACACCCCAAACTGCTCTCCTATCTCAAAAGTGCTCGCAGCACATCCGCAATGTCCCAGTCGATAGAGCGCAACTGTAAGCTGTAAAAGGGGGTTCGCCTGCTTTCTTGGACCATGAGAGACGAAAACTGGATGGTCCTTGATAAGGCAGAGAAGCTTTCGAAATTCCGCATGGTTGACGCGCAGTTTGCGGCGGAAATCCTCATCTGGTATCTCATGAATGCTTGTAATTCTGGCAACAGCATCCCTACTACGAAGCTGACCATACTTCTTCGGACGATTGAGGTAACGAGATGTCCTGAGAGCATGATACGGAATGGACAAACTGGTCTTGAGCTGCTTATGATTGAGGATAGTCGCCATTCGATAGAGCTCTCTGGCTCGTGCTGTCGCTTTATACTTAGCTGATCGTCTTGGCATATTCACTACGTTGTTCTTAGGGTGGTAAACTGCTCTTGGAGCGctggatgttgaagaggataggATTCAGAACGCAACAGACGCGATTATCATGTTGCAAAGACAGACGCGTCTCTGTCGAGGTCACTCGCGTCGCGAAGCAAATTCACTAATTCCTATGGGCCTGTTCTAGACTCTCTGTCGTCATTTCCTAAGCCTCCACCCTGAAATCAGGTCTCCCTTTGCTTCCCTAAcagaaataaaaaataacaATGAGCTGCATTTTGTCTACCCTATTATTTTAGTATATAGCTGCTATTAAATAAGTATCGAACAACCCCCCCATTCATAAATAAGTAATTAACAACTTAATTAGGGAGTTAAATTCAAAAAGCGGCCCAAGGGTTGCAATCGGGAACGTGACGTCAGAGCGAGTTCTGCTTCGATGGATGGAGTGCCGAAAAATCATTTTTCGCGACTCCGCCAACCGCGTCTTCTCACTCCGCCAAAGCTCACTCTGCCAAAAGTTCCCGATTGGCCTGCATGTTCACAAGAAAACTGACAAACTGTCCCGATCTCAGTGCGTTCACATCCCCCACTGGGACTTTTTACTCGAACAACAAGCTTTCTTATTGCAGCACTTCTATCTTACGTAAGTTGTCACATATTAGTCGGCTGATGATGTACATATAAATCATCTTCACTCTTTTATCTATCCAAACATAAGTCGAATCGGACGTCAAATGTGGTCAACATCTACGGTTCAACCGACTGACTAATAGGATGTTAGGAAATATGTCAGAGCCAACTTTCTCTGTGCTTCTGGAGAC
This window harbors:
- a CDS encoding expressed protein, giving the protein MPIRKTPSLSKLIIQFKLPFPSFSYPQCTSPGEETPAQTPDSPTSQTSSRRASTISFMIITPLAEYSAQFPPLYPAEYPTETVVNESSESDDEIVEDLTSLVSQKEDGQGKRWDEKGREPLGRNAVCPGAPKPSPIDLPNECTWSK
- a CDS encoding expressed protein, which gives rise to MVRLSLAPLLIAILAQNARSDSNLDLSRIRSSYTPMPLYRNGAGTNILTVGVGTPGVVMNLTCSTNVEFLLVATNDCDDCVEDDNVYTVTDSSSIVTSQDAFIHTFIYPAGISSTLSLRGQFATESLTDERDDSDANRPIGLITEVQTNDPDGDFDGANVELSDGTSGFWGMGVYQADKSRSMFGDMITVNGSGSSSQETSFAVGFDINNYSTSTAEQAGIIHWGGVPNGSWTGNFNWLDANTSVAGSWGFGLDSMRVSDEVINLDSYYGSIDPGFDEIYVPTSVAEKFFAKISGAQRDTIDTTRRNLPCGTNISMTLIISGAAYAVASSQLVQARDVAGRTCWGSVVAWQNNSLAEQKGEIRLGTPFMSNIYSVLYYSDSAQYVGLAGKPNSVNAHNLAARSEGHTNTKLAGILIGTLLGVVLLLFAICYSRNRSSFQSIYYRAVRRQHRAQMNVMVRSAILPPHQMMAMPIANPAIMGPMRPMPMGGPGNPMTSGMTGLTFAGGGYQPVAPPAYQHPINAGQPAASYDQTQLLLANHDHNNNDQHQFEKMPVVVEQKPQGFYSPRLQETSPPRSSFLPFIPRLSAISHQGLRPQSSSAGYARPSQSGEPKVRFGSTGVRIARSASSMSAGKSVNEFGILDGSGRDLQSGVKGREARREKFMQDYASAGNLGVQQTSHYTPFPGASNVSNPPSRYYSPSQTHVQMYPTVALQANGDYAHSQTSEKKRYFSWKPGGDAGKGLYKPVLGGMSEASEEQTARKSWFGARSGGWKEAERARDRERLAQGGRECVN